One Candidatus Binatia bacterium genomic region harbors:
- a CDS encoding glycosyltransferase: MHVLQITPQLPWPPDNGGRMALYQLVRQIGRHHELTLLSLCQEDPREGIPALAPLCDHIVTVEDRTGSIFSLLDAATSERPLAMSRFHSRAVAKRAADLCESRDIDIVHFDHLHTAAYVQAIPPQLPTILRQHNVESRILERYAETAARPFLRPLIRAQSRAVARYEAISCARFDQCLAVTAVDAAQLHQLAPQASVKVLPDGVDLEFFQPDPDCLPDEQRVVTTGDYSWGPTRDGLLFLCREVWPEMRRVQPEARLTIVGKEIPAEAREDAANKGIDIAGYVNDVRPEILRGAVFLAPTRVGSGIRIKILEAMALGRPVVSTTVGAEGIEAVDGRDLQIADTPDELVRAIAALLQDRNAREKMGAAGLDLVRRHYGWDALGDQLAQTYAEVVETKRANA, translated from the coding sequence ATGCATGTTCTGCAAATCACGCCTCAGCTCCCCTGGCCGCCCGACAACGGTGGTCGGATGGCGCTCTACCAGTTGGTGCGCCAGATCGGCCGCCACCATGAATTGACCTTGCTGAGTCTCTGCCAGGAAGATCCGCGCGAAGGCATTCCCGCCTTGGCACCCCTCTGCGATCATATCGTCACTGTCGAGGACCGGACCGGATCCATCTTCTCGCTGCTGGATGCTGCCACCTCCGAACGCCCCCTGGCTATGTCGCGCTTTCATTCGCGCGCCGTTGCAAAACGGGCCGCCGATCTCTGCGAAAGCCGCGACATAGATATCGTCCACTTCGACCATCTGCATACGGCCGCCTACGTCCAGGCTATCCCACCTCAGCTCCCTACGATCCTTCGCCAACATAATGTCGAAAGCAGGATTCTCGAGAGATACGCCGAAACAGCGGCTCGACCCTTTCTTCGACCCCTGATCCGCGCTCAGTCCCGCGCTGTTGCTCGATATGAGGCAATATCGTGTGCGCGATTCGACCAATGCCTCGCGGTCACAGCAGTCGATGCCGCGCAGCTCCATCAACTTGCACCTCAAGCCTCCGTGAAAGTATTGCCGGATGGCGTCGATCTCGAGTTTTTCCAACCCGACCCCGACTGCTTGCCCGACGAGCAACGTGTCGTCACCACAGGTGACTACTCCTGGGGGCCTACCCGCGACGGACTGCTCTTTCTGTGCCGGGAGGTTTGGCCGGAGATGCGGAGGGTGCAGCCCGAGGCGCGGCTTACCATCGTCGGTAAGGAGATTCCGGCCGAAGCTCGAGAAGATGCCGCAAACAAGGGCATCGATATTGCCGGCTACGTAAACGACGTGCGACCCGAGATTCTTCGCGGTGCTGTCTTTCTGGCACCCACCCGCGTAGGATCCGGAATCCGCATCAAAATTCTCGAGGCGATGGCTTTGGGGCGCCCCGTGGTCTCCACGACCGTCGGAGCGGAGGGCATCGAGGCCGTCGACGGCAGAGATTTGCAGATCGCGGACACCCCGGATGAACTCGTGCGAGCAATCGCGGCACTCCTGCAAGATCGCAACGCCCGCGAAAAAATGGGTGCGGCCGGACTCGACCTCGTCCGACGCCACTACGGATGGGATGCTCTCGGGGACCAACTCGCCCAGACCTATGCGGAAGTCGTCGAAACAAAAAGAGCCAACGCATGA
- a CDS encoding response regulator has protein sequence MSARILIVDDSLTIRRALEMILKPEGYDLQLAATGKDALEAAANFDPQLILLDYVLPDMRGPDVCAALEEIPLTQSTPVVLVSAKGTSIRQAYEDAQNVVSYITKPFKPKVVLSVVSHALAENRHTAPPRVDRPAPGRSAPQRGGLQSVEVGFRHLLQSLEETASLASQRSVTTDNQSILELLDKATSEVLTLRRRRERIPRNIHLNPQGQIIDPGAELVAAHTALCQASLLLARTQGQYLRVPVVPSRILVSTSAASVTEALESEISEAEKSRWIFLYRHFELLPHLAAILQPEVLLLDGPPDETLTRALQRLPERSCLCRLGSNENEDPADADLPCHESLNTIPALTGTASPPTEAGLPEVIEL, from the coding sequence ATGAGCGCTCGTATTCTGATCGTCGACGATTCACTGACAATTCGACGCGCGTTGGAGATGATCCTCAAACCCGAGGGCTACGATCTTCAACTCGCGGCTACCGGGAAAGATGCGCTCGAGGCTGCGGCCAATTTCGATCCGCAGCTCATCCTTCTCGACTACGTCCTGCCCGATATGAGGGGGCCCGACGTCTGCGCGGCATTGGAAGAAATTCCGCTCACGCAATCCACACCTGTTGTGCTGGTATCCGCCAAGGGAACCTCGATTCGACAGGCGTACGAGGATGCGCAGAATGTCGTCAGCTACATCACGAAGCCTTTCAAGCCCAAGGTTGTTCTGAGTGTTGTCTCCCATGCATTGGCAGAAAATCGCCACACAGCACCTCCTCGGGTCGATCGCCCTGCGCCGGGAAGATCGGCGCCACAACGCGGCGGATTGCAGTCCGTCGAAGTCGGGTTTCGCCACCTCCTCCAATCGCTGGAGGAGACCGCCTCGCTGGCCAGCCAACGAAGCGTCACAACCGATAACCAGTCCATTCTCGAACTGCTCGACAAGGCGACCTCTGAAGTCCTGACACTTCGCCGGCGGCGTGAGAGGATCCCTCGGAACATCCACCTGAACCCCCAAGGGCAAATTATCGATCCCGGGGCCGAACTCGTCGCGGCGCATACCGCGCTTTGTCAGGCGAGCCTGCTCCTCGCCCGCACGCAGGGACAATATCTTCGAGTTCCAGTGGTTCCCTCTCGCATTCTGGTCTCGACCTCGGCAGCATCCGTGACAGAGGCCCTCGAGAGCGAGATCTCCGAGGCCGAAAAATCCAGATGGATTTTCCTCTACCGCCATTTCGAACTCCTGCCCCACCTCGCCGCGATTCTGCAACCGGAAGTCCTTCTTCTCGACGGACCTCCGGATGAAACGCTGACCCGGGCCCTGCAGAGACTTCCGGAACGCAGTTGCCTCTGTCGTCTGGGATCCAACGAGAACGAGGATCCCGCCGATGCCGATCTGCCCTGCCATGAGTCGCTGAACACCATTCCCGCCCTGACAGGAACAGCCTCTCCTCCGACGGAAGCGGGTCTGCCCGAGGTCATCGAGCTATGA
- a CDS encoding response regulator encodes MDSENETHSKSLPISPELDSFESSLAEDLRETFREELPEILQSLEQYLAALADPGQQEEACAALGSQFHTVKGSAATVGMEDLSELGRNLQTAFEGPEEQGPELPLSHAFFSEISPSLCKLCAEAGLPSPEEALEIAATAARQGESDGPTETAPAAPPDPEREAFDREMLDAFRLDADAALEAAENAMVLLEAEPGDPAPLRTLFRQFHTLKGAAAAVELAGIVAQMEAGETLLEEVLEKRKSVPATDLHDCLLQILDSAAGLIAESRQQQHQSLILRNPKDLVETALAKMTAQPPPAENTLRTAGESASQPQRPPPIAPAKDTDGGVIRVHSSRLDLLMSRISELVVSRTQLDDGMSAIQEMREKLSVDRMRLGETIEGFRSFEFHQPKPAATPTPTGEARGPTHLDAFTDLEFDKYDDFNVLTRTLVELASDTSEVVEQVGLLLDSLGDESRQISKVTSSLQRTVSDMRLVSLDSLHRRLAHAARDAARQSGKEVLFECHGGDVQLDRSLIESLYGPLLHLVRNAVAHGIQRPEERRQQGKSAAGRITLDAKQSHGHVEIRVQDDGAGLDFNSIRNRARERKILDESRSSDPDYLSGLIFEPGFSTQETADTVSGRGVGMDVVASEVARLRGSVTIQAEREQGTEIRIHIPLTSMIEQILLLRAGTETIALTQGPVETVININPEDLQEQEERYLVAFENDWLPALPLHRLLGCPPGADPQTAVILRCGDTRVALLVEKIESQREAVIRPLGPLFHNHPFISSATLRGDGNVVFALDASRLHAAWREHPSGADRPLEKRTEISEAAVLWAEDSISVRKLAHHFLEGAGVSGDTAVDGREALDRLRSGQYRVLITDLEMPRMHGYELLHAVRNDPQLKEIPVIICSSRGSEKHRQLAQQSGASGYLTKPFTQEAVIAALEAVLPEL; translated from the coding sequence ATGGATTCCGAAAACGAAACGCATAGTAAATCCCTGCCCATATCGCCGGAACTGGACAGCTTTGAGAGCTCTCTCGCTGAGGACCTGCGAGAAACATTTCGCGAAGAGCTCCCCGAAATCCTTCAGAGCCTTGAGCAATATCTCGCGGCCCTTGCCGATCCGGGCCAGCAGGAAGAAGCCTGTGCTGCCCTTGGGAGTCAATTCCATACGGTGAAGGGAAGTGCGGCAACTGTCGGCATGGAGGACTTGAGTGAACTCGGCCGCAATTTGCAGACCGCATTCGAAGGCCCGGAGGAACAGGGTCCGGAACTACCTCTGAGCCATGCCTTTTTCTCTGAAATCAGTCCCAGCCTGTGCAAATTATGCGCTGAAGCCGGTCTCCCCTCACCCGAGGAAGCCCTCGAAATAGCGGCGACGGCAGCTCGGCAAGGCGAATCCGACGGGCCAACCGAGACCGCACCTGCCGCGCCTCCCGACCCCGAAAGGGAAGCCTTTGACAGGGAGATGCTCGACGCCTTCCGCCTCGACGCAGATGCCGCGCTCGAGGCTGCGGAAAATGCAATGGTTCTTCTGGAAGCGGAGCCCGGTGACCCCGCTCCTTTGCGGACTCTTTTTCGCCAATTCCATACGCTGAAAGGTGCGGCGGCGGCCGTGGAGCTAGCCGGGATTGTCGCCCAGATGGAGGCCGGCGAGACGCTGCTCGAAGAAGTTCTGGAAAAGCGCAAATCCGTCCCCGCCACGGATCTGCACGATTGTCTTCTGCAGATCCTCGACTCGGCCGCCGGGTTGATTGCCGAATCCAGACAACAACAGCACCAAAGTCTGATCCTGCGGAATCCGAAAGATCTTGTCGAGACGGCCCTGGCGAAGATGACCGCGCAGCCCCCCCCTGCGGAGAACACGCTTCGAACGGCCGGGGAGTCGGCTTCCCAGCCGCAACGACCGCCCCCCATCGCCCCGGCCAAAGATACCGATGGTGGCGTGATTCGGGTGCACAGCAGCCGACTGGATCTTCTAATGAGCCGCATCAGCGAATTGGTGGTCAGCCGGACACAACTCGACGATGGAATGTCGGCCATTCAGGAAATGCGGGAGAAGCTCAGCGTCGACCGGATGCGACTGGGGGAAACGATTGAGGGGTTTCGAAGTTTTGAATTCCATCAGCCAAAACCCGCGGCAACACCAACACCCACAGGCGAGGCCCGCGGGCCTACACACCTCGATGCTTTTACGGATCTCGAATTTGATAAATATGACGACTTCAACGTCCTGACCCGTACTCTGGTCGAACTCGCATCGGATACCTCGGAGGTCGTCGAACAGGTGGGGCTGCTTCTTGACTCTCTTGGCGACGAGTCGCGTCAGATCTCCAAAGTGACCTCCAGCCTGCAACGCACTGTGAGCGATATGCGTCTGGTTTCGCTGGACTCCTTGCACCGCCGACTCGCCCATGCCGCAAGAGATGCGGCACGTCAGTCCGGAAAAGAAGTCCTTTTTGAATGCCATGGGGGGGACGTTCAACTCGATCGATCTCTGATCGAGTCTCTATACGGCCCCTTGCTCCACCTCGTCCGCAACGCCGTCGCCCACGGAATTCAGCGGCCTGAGGAACGTCGCCAGCAGGGCAAATCGGCTGCAGGGCGAATCACACTGGATGCGAAACAAAGCCACGGCCATGTCGAGATTCGTGTTCAGGATGACGGCGCCGGTCTGGATTTCAATTCGATCCGGAACCGCGCCCGAGAGCGTAAAATCCTCGACGAGAGCCGCTCGTCCGACCCTGATTACCTCTCCGGCCTGATCTTCGAGCCGGGATTCTCGACGCAGGAAACAGCCGACACGGTATCGGGTCGCGGCGTTGGCATGGATGTCGTCGCATCCGAGGTTGCCCGACTTAGAGGTTCGGTCACGATTCAAGCCGAGCGCGAGCAGGGCACCGAAATTCGAATTCATATCCCCCTGACCTCGATGATTGAGCAAATCCTCCTGTTGCGGGCGGGGACGGAGACCATCGCCCTGACACAGGGCCCGGTCGAAACCGTGATCAATATCAATCCCGAGGATCTGCAGGAGCAGGAAGAACGCTATCTCGTTGCCTTCGAAAACGATTGGCTTCCGGCACTGCCGCTGCACCGTCTCCTGGGATGCCCGCCCGGTGCCGACCCACAAACCGCCGTGATCCTGCGCTGTGGCGACACTCGGGTCGCTCTGCTCGTGGAGAAGATCGAGTCGCAGCGGGAAGCGGTAATTCGGCCGCTCGGCCCTCTTTTCCATAATCATCCGTTCATCAGCAGTGCGACGCTGCGAGGGGATGGAAATGTCGTCTTTGCCCTCGACGCCAGCCGACTTCATGCCGCTTGGCGGGAACACCCCTCGGGTGCGGACCGTCCACTCGAGAAACGAACCGAAATCTCCGAAGCAGCCGTCCTGTGGGCGGAAGATTCGATCAGTGTCCGTAAACTCGCGCATCATTTTCTGGAAGGCGCCGGCGTTTCCGGGGACACCGCTGTCGACGGCCGCGAGGCTCTCGACCGGCTGCGCAGTGGGCAATACCGTGTTCTGATTACCGATCTGGAGATGCCGCGAATGCATGGATACGAGCTCCTTCATGCGGTCCGAAACGATCCTCAGCTCAAGGAAATTCCCGTCATTATCTGCAGTTCACGCGGCAGTGAAAAACACCGCCAATTGGCGCAACAATCAGGGGCAAGCGGTTATCTCACCAAACCCTTCACACAGGAGGCCGTCATCGCCGCACTTGAGGCGGTCCTTCCCGAACTCTGA
- a CDS encoding methyl-accepting chemotaxis protein: MATAEKLTPLAPGVASASRKDHDWSREGAGKIALLAMIIAGMQGILAFLVLEGFLMEPGVLSLSLATGISAILASVFGWVLGRHLWQSFAGGLRDLPAALRKMQRGHYETRLPAEGSGPAAESCRAVNRILDSWDLQHQHLVEHRIVVERAIKSMTNTLSRHQAGERDSRCDLKGDFAELGLRLNQTLEELGARDEDLANISQGIGHSAEQVRLAAHAAHGDALAQREVCAATSEDADQLKVQNQRLTSLCQEAIDSSSLAEQAGKQSQSAISDLNAGMEGLQRETRAATVKIKRLGERSMQIAAITGTISKMSAQTDMLALNAAIEASRAGEQGHGFTVVAEEVRKLAEKASQAAKEVDRLIRGIQNDIGEAVGGMDRQGERIEMHSAAAAAAERSIQKLRQEAESAHAAVDAVTHTATSQCAAADQIESALEQIENVARKLEVAEETTRHRSEALLELCLTIQQPNSVAPSV; this comes from the coding sequence ATGGCCACTGCAGAGAAATTAACCCCCCTGGCTCCAGGAGTCGCGTCTGCCTCACGCAAGGATCACGATTGGAGTCGAGAAGGCGCGGGGAAAATCGCCCTCCTGGCCATGATCATTGCAGGCATGCAGGGGATATTGGCCTTCCTCGTGCTCGAAGGGTTTCTGATGGAGCCGGGCGTCCTCTCCCTGAGTTTGGCGACGGGGATCTCGGCAATCCTGGCTAGCGTTTTCGGCTGGGTTCTCGGCCGACACCTCTGGCAGTCCTTCGCGGGAGGCCTGCGGGATCTACCGGCCGCTCTGCGCAAGATGCAACGCGGACATTATGAAACCCGACTACCCGCCGAGGGCTCCGGGCCTGCAGCTGAATCCTGTCGGGCGGTCAATCGTATTCTGGACAGCTGGGATCTCCAGCACCAGCACCTCGTCGAGCATCGAATCGTTGTCGAGAGAGCCATCAAATCCATGACAAACACCCTGTCTCGGCATCAGGCCGGTGAACGGGACTCTCGATGCGATCTCAAGGGAGATTTTGCAGAGCTGGGGCTACGGCTCAACCAGACCCTCGAGGAGCTCGGTGCTCGCGATGAGGACCTCGCGAATATATCACAGGGGATCGGACATTCGGCTGAGCAGGTTCGGCTGGCGGCCCATGCTGCGCACGGCGATGCTCTGGCCCAAAGGGAGGTCTGTGCCGCCACCTCGGAGGATGCCGATCAACTCAAGGTCCAGAACCAGCGACTCACGAGTTTATGCCAGGAGGCCATCGACTCCAGCAGCCTCGCCGAGCAGGCCGGCAAGCAGAGCCAGTCCGCTATCTCCGACCTCAATGCGGGCATGGAGGGACTCCAGCGGGAAACCCGGGCTGCGACCGTCAAGATCAAACGGCTGGGTGAGCGTTCCATGCAGATAGCCGCGATCACCGGCACCATCTCCAAAATGTCGGCACAGACCGATATGCTCGCGCTGAACGCAGCCATCGAAGCCTCGAGGGCCGGAGAGCAGGGCCACGGTTTTACCGTCGTCGCCGAGGAGGTGCGCAAGCTTGCGGAGAAAGCCTCTCAGGCAGCCAAGGAAGTCGATCGGCTGATTCGCGGAATTCAGAATGATATTGGCGAAGCCGTCGGTGGAATGGACCGGCAAGGCGAGCGGATTGAAATGCACTCGGCTGCAGCGGCGGCGGCCGAGCGCTCGATCCAGAAGCTGCGACAGGAAGCCGAAAGCGCGCATGCCGCTGTCGATGCGGTCACCCATACGGCGACGTCACAATGCGCCGCGGCCGACCAGATTGAATCTGCCCTCGAACAAATCGAAAACGTCGCCCGCAAGCTGGAAGTCGCCGAGGAAACGACTCGTCATCGGAGCGAGGCGCTTCTCGAATTATGCCTGACGATCCAGCAACCAAACTCGGTCGCACCTTCTGTCTGA
- a CDS encoding chemotaxis protein CheW has protein sequence MNAHGDHCLFRSNQTQFAFSTEVAGEVVERRRYTEIPRAPAGLLGAFNLRGEILPLISLATFLHRQPSGDECPRSLIVLAEGDLRVAAGVDEVLAVQHFAPWEIHSLPPHELGMPQHLIRGVVRRGDSQTIILDGQLFLREVAEVIRADFAAITTDERGEPWPLQRN, from the coding sequence ATGAATGCGCACGGCGACCATTGCCTCTTTCGCAGCAACCAGACCCAATTCGCGTTCTCTACCGAGGTCGCAGGCGAAGTCGTCGAGCGACGGCGGTATACGGAAATTCCACGTGCGCCCGCCGGACTTCTGGGTGCCTTCAATCTGCGTGGAGAAATCCTGCCACTGATCTCACTGGCGACTTTCCTCCACCGCCAACCTTCGGGCGACGAATGTCCCCGGAGCCTGATCGTTCTCGCCGAAGGCGACCTGCGAGTCGCAGCCGGTGTCGACGAAGTTCTTGCCGTACAACATTTCGCGCCCTGGGAGATTCACTCCCTACCCCCTCACGAACTCGGGATGCCACAGCACCTGATTCGGGGTGTGGTGCGCCGAGGCGACAGCCAGACCATTATTTTGGACGGACAGCTTTTTCTCCGCGAGGTGGCGGAGGTTATTCGGGCCGACTTTGCGGCAATCACGACAGACGAGAGAGGTGAGCCATGGCCACTGCAGAGAAATTAA
- a CDS encoding glycosyltransferase family 2 protein: protein MSAVNTVSVILVHYRDTDEVLGALSCVRRRSPNLELELIVIDNEGNPDARNRVLEAHPDVHWRTAPDNPGFAAAVNFGLDIAGHDWVLLLNPDTRLQNAAIETCLSAARDWPTPIDIVGCAHRDRDGSFQRSAFPRPSWPGPMAALANQPLARPFLRRLAPQVLAEKFPETARKQQSVTHITDAVQGSFLMTRRRKAQEIGGFDDDYFLYCEELDFCHRMQQAGGSVLFCAEATVTHGGDVRRQSPARQQQAAISEDLFVWKRLGGGGYLLYLVLRYLNLLGAGLLWPWLDRSSRERVARQRRAWRPGSAQHLTIPGRFGRRPGSSASSLRVG, encoded by the coding sequence ATGTCGGCCGTGAACACCGTCAGCGTCATTCTCGTCCACTACCGAGACACCGACGAAGTTCTCGGTGCCTTGAGCTGCGTGCGGCGCAGAAGCCCCAATCTCGAATTGGAATTGATCGTCATCGACAACGAAGGAAACCCCGACGCTCGAAATCGAGTGCTGGAAGCGCACCCCGACGTTCATTGGCGGACCGCACCCGACAATCCGGGGTTTGCTGCTGCAGTAAACTTCGGGTTGGATATTGCCGGACACGACTGGGTGCTTCTGCTCAACCCCGATACCCGGCTGCAGAATGCCGCGATTGAAACCTGCCTGTCTGCTGCCCGAGATTGGCCAACGCCGATCGATATCGTCGGCTGTGCGCACCGGGATCGTGATGGATCTTTCCAAAGAAGTGCCTTCCCCCGACCCAGTTGGCCGGGTCCGATGGCTGCGCTGGCCAACCAACCCCTGGCGCGCCCCTTTCTGCGGCGACTGGCACCGCAGGTGCTGGCCGAAAAATTTCCGGAGACGGCCCGGAAGCAGCAGAGCGTGACCCATATCACCGATGCCGTACAAGGCTCTTTTCTCATGACTCGACGCCGGAAGGCGCAAGAGATCGGGGGCTTTGATGACGACTATTTCCTCTACTGTGAAGAGCTCGACTTTTGTCATCGCATGCAGCAGGCCGGGGGCTCCGTTCTGTTCTGTGCGGAGGCCACCGTCACCCATGGTGGCGACGTTCGGCGACAATCTCCGGCCCGACAACAACAGGCCGCCATCTCCGAAGACCTATTTGTCTGGAAGCGCCTCGGGGGTGGAGGCTACCTCCTCTACCTTGTGCTGCGTTACCTGAATCTGCTCGGAGCGGGACTTTTATGGCCCTGGCTCGACCGGTCCAGTCGCGAGCGCGTGGCGCGCCAACGCCGCGCCTGGCGTCCCGGTTCCGCGCAGCATCTCACGATCCCCGGTCGATTCGGCAGACGCCCGGGGTCGAGCGCCTCCAGCCTCCGAGTCGGCTGA
- a CDS encoding glycine--tRNA ligase — protein MAQSKKTSKGTPSEDRMERIVNLCKRRGLVFPSSDIYGGLSSCWDYGPIGVELKRNVKEAWWRDMVWGRGDILGLDCSILMHPKVWEASGHIDGFTDPLVDCRKCKKRYREDHLEDTAKCPDPKCGGELTPARNFNLMFKTFMGPVEDTASTVFMRPETAQGMFVNFSNVLDTQRVKLPFGVAQVGKSFRNEITPGNFLFRTREFEQMEMEFFIAPEEEAQWYEYWKNERYDWYLRNGIKKDKLRLREHEADELAHYARGCADVEYEFPFGWSELEGIASRTDYDLGKHAEHSGKDLSYFDEEKKERYRPFVIEPAAGADRATLAFLVDAYDEDEVDGDIRVVLRLHPRLAPVKVAILPLLRKLGQPEKAREIHARLRPNMVTQYDQSGSIGRRYRRQDEIGTPFCVTVDHQSMEDGTVTLRDRDALTQDRVHEDDLQGELMKRLFG, from the coding sequence ATGGCCCAGTCCAAGAAAACGTCCAAAGGCACACCATCTGAAGATCGGATGGAGCGAATCGTCAATCTCTGCAAGCGCCGGGGCCTGGTATTCCCCTCCAGCGATATTTACGGGGGGTTGTCGAGTTGCTGGGACTACGGTCCGATCGGCGTCGAGCTGAAGCGCAACGTCAAAGAGGCGTGGTGGCGTGATATGGTGTGGGGCCGTGGCGATATTCTGGGGCTCGATTGTTCGATTCTGATGCACCCCAAGGTGTGGGAGGCCTCGGGCCATATCGACGGATTTACGGACCCTTTGGTGGATTGTCGCAAATGCAAGAAGCGCTACCGCGAAGACCATCTGGAGGACACGGCGAAATGTCCTGACCCGAAATGTGGCGGGGAACTGACGCCGGCACGCAATTTCAATCTCATGTTCAAGACGTTCATGGGCCCCGTCGAAGACACCGCCAGTACGGTATTTATGCGACCGGAGACGGCGCAGGGGATGTTCGTGAACTTCTCCAACGTCCTGGACACCCAGCGCGTAAAACTACCATTCGGTGTAGCGCAGGTCGGCAAGTCCTTCCGCAACGAAATCACTCCGGGCAACTTCCTTTTCCGCACCCGTGAATTCGAGCAGATGGAGATGGAGTTCTTCATTGCCCCCGAGGAAGAGGCGCAGTGGTACGAGTATTGGAAGAATGAGAGGTACGATTGGTACCTGCGGAACGGGATCAAGAAAGACAAGCTTCGCCTTCGGGAACATGAAGCCGACGAGCTGGCGCACTACGCACGTGGGTGCGCGGACGTCGAGTATGAATTCCCTTTCGGTTGGTCCGAACTCGAAGGGATTGCCAGCCGAACCGATTATGATCTGGGCAAGCACGCTGAACATAGCGGCAAGGACCTGAGCTATTTCGACGAAGAAAAAAAGGAACGCTACCGTCCTTTCGTGATTGAGCCCGCCGCCGGAGCGGATCGCGCGACTCTGGCCTTCCTGGTCGATGCCTATGATGAGGACGAGGTCGACGGCGATATTCGCGTCGTTTTACGCCTGCATCCCCGTTTGGCGCCGGTGAAAGTGGCGATTCTCCCTCTGTTGCGCAAGCTCGGCCAGCCGGAGAAAGCACGCGAGATCCATGCCCGCCTGCGGCCGAATATGGTCACGCAATATGATCAATCCGGATCCATCGGGCGCCGCTACCGCCGTCAGGACGAGATTGGCACACCCTTTTGCGTCACCGTCGACCACCAATCGATGGAGGACGGTACGGTCACTCTGCGCGATCGAGACGCCCTGACGCAAGACCGGGTTCACGAAGACGATTTGCAGGGCGAGCTGATGAAGCGGCTCTTCGGCTAG
- a CDS encoding glycosyltransferase family 2 protein, with protein MSAPRVTIAIPVLDEEPSIRQTLEAICTQTMPAHEIEILVVDGGSRDKTCLIVESISSNEPRLRLLRNPARYQAPALNLALKEARGEFFIRVDARTTIAADYVETCIQLLGEGRAENVGGRMNPRGTSPMGEAISLATSTPFGLGNSHFHYSDQEKFVDTVYLGAWRTGTLRGLDGFDEQAHANEDSELNIRLSESGGRILLSPRIHSTYTPRSNWAALRHQYLRYGRWRAYTLWKHPASMKWRQLVPPLFLAALMVTASLGVFLPLAASACYLLIASYCSLVVVAAMITAFPSSTAHLGRLLIIFPTIHLFWGAGVWWNSLRFATGQPRPARCPICRP; from the coding sequence ATGAGCGCCCCTCGAGTCACGATCGCGATTCCGGTTCTCGACGAGGAACCCTCCATCCGACAAACGCTCGAGGCCATATGCACGCAAACCATGCCGGCTCACGAAATCGAGATTCTCGTGGTCGACGGAGGCTCCCGGGACAAGACCTGCTTGATCGTGGAGAGCATCTCGAGCAACGAACCTCGCCTGCGCCTGCTCCGGAATCCGGCGCGCTACCAGGCACCCGCGTTGAACCTCGCCCTCAAGGAAGCGCGTGGGGAATTCTTCATCCGGGTCGATGCGCGTACGACGATTGCCGCCGACTATGTGGAGACTTGCATTCAACTCCTGGGCGAGGGGCGTGCCGAAAATGTCGGCGGTCGGATGAACCCCCGGGGGACAAGTCCGATGGGCGAAGCGATTTCGCTGGCGACGAGTACGCCCTTCGGTCTGGGCAATTCCCATTTTCATTATTCCGATCAGGAGAAGTTCGTCGATACGGTCTATCTCGGAGCCTGGCGCACGGGGACCTTGCGCGGCCTGGACGGGTTTGACGAGCAAGCCCACGCCAACGAAGATTCCGAACTCAATATTCGTCTGAGCGAGTCGGGGGGGCGGATTCTGCTCTCGCCGCGCATTCATTCCACCTACACACCCCGGTCCAACTGGGCGGCCTTGCGCCATCAATATCTTCGCTACGGGCGCTGGCGAGCTTATACCCTCTGGAAACATCCGGCCTCGATGAAATGGCGCCAACTTGTGCCACCTCTGTTTTTGGCGGCACTGATGGTCACGGCGAGCCTCGGGGTATTCCTGCCCCTCGCGGCCTCGGCCTGCTATCTGCTGATTGCGAGCTATTGCTCGCTTGTAGTCGTCGCAGCCATGATCACTGCATTTCCGAGTTCGACAGCCCACCTCGGACGGTTGCTGATTATCTTTCCCACCATTCATCTCTTCTGGGGAGCCGGTGTCTGGTGGAATTCGCTAAGGTTCGCCACCGGCCAACCACGACCGGCAAGGTGTCCGATATGTCGGCCGTGA